The Canis lupus familiaris isolate Mischka breed German Shepherd chromosome X, alternate assembly UU_Cfam_GSD_1.0, whole genome shotgun sequence genome has a segment encoding these proteins:
- the LOC491791 gene encoding serine/threonine-protein phosphatase 4 regulatory subunit 3B-like, protein MSHATRDPEAPHTTRDPVAPQATGDPAVPHAETRVGDKRPEITMADKRHHVTLYSLNQDQEWEELGTGHISSTYVERLQGVFLLVQSDSHGSLILESKINSNTPYQKQQETLIVWSEAENHGMALSFQDTEGCRQIWEDICRVQGKDPSVEITQDLLEESEDEQLDDILETNTVLVLPNCELSKLEEISDLITSVLLSPIHKERLALILENEAYIKNLLQLFRACEDLGDIANLHYLYEIIKGILFLNKTGLFEILFSADCIMDVVGCLEYDPALAQPKRHREFLTQNARFKEIVPITDCELMQKIHQTYKVQYIYDILLPIPSVFEENLLSALTAFIFLNKVEIVSMLQEDDNFLPEVFAQLRDETIDDDKRRELLFFFKEFCDFSQTLHPPRKDELFKTLTELGVLPVLKVVMSMEDVQIRSAATDIFTYLVEYSPSMIREFIVEEAQQSEDGNLFINLVIEQMICDNDPELGGAVHLMGLLRVLLDPENMLTTSNKCERSEFLNFFYKHCIHIFIAPLFAATAERIHEEDNTAGSDQNNRNCLNNYQTAQLLSLILELLTFCVEHHTYYIKNYILSKDLLRRVLILMNSKHTFLILCALRFMRRMIDLKDELYNSYIIKGNLFEPVVSAFLDNGTRYNMLNSAVIELFEYIRVENIKSLVAHIVENFYETLESIEYVQTFKGLKIKYEEEKDRQSQIRKNLHSVTYSKIFHRSARVLEKKEERCLKENSEEREAVRPPLENDFQGHYDKFVETKKPKENEDRVDLHKTATSGGYKITSSHSAGTANGTSSLNGRSMVGLVNRPDEEKDKEEETSPRKRQHLNL, encoded by the coding sequence ATGTCTCACGCCACACGCGATCCAGAGGCGCCTCATACCACACGCGATCCAGTGGCGCCTCAAGCCACAGGCGACCCAGCAGTGCCTCACGCCGAGACCAGGGTCGGGGACAAGAGGCCAGAGATCACCATGGCAGATAAGCGGCACCATGTAACACTCTACTCACTGAACCAGGACCAAGAATGGGAAGAGCTAGGCACCGGACACATCTCTTCCACTTACGTGGAACGCCTCCAGGGCGTGTTTCTGCTAGTTCAGTCTGATTCCCATGGCTCACTAATCTTGGAGTCGAAGATAAATTCTAATACGCCTTATCAGAAACAACAGGAAACGCTGATTGTTTGGTCTGAAGCAGAGAACCATGGTATGGCGTTAAGTTTCCAGGACACTGAAGGTTGTCGCCAGATCTGGGAAGACATTTGCCGGGTTCAAGGTAAAGACCCATCCGTCGAAATCACGCAAGACCTCTTGGAAGAATCTGAAGACGAACAACTGGATGACATACTGGAAACTAATACTGTGCTTGTCCTGCCTAACTGTGAACTCAGTAAACTTGAAGAGATTTCTGACCTAATTACCTCTGTTCTCCTTTCACCGATACATAAGGAAAGACTGGCTCTGATCTTAGAAAATGAGGCCTATATTAAAAATTTGCTGCAGCTGTTCCGCGCTTGTGAGGACCTAGGAGACATCGCAAACTTACACTATTTGTATGAAATTATTAAAGGCATCTTATTCCTTAACAAGACGGGTCTGTTTGAGATCCTGTTTTCTGCTGACTGTATCATGGATGTGGTGGGATGCCTCGAGTATGACCCTGCTTTGGCTCAGCCAAAAAGGCATAGGGAATTCTTGACCCAAAATGCAAGGTTCAAGGAAATTGTACCAATAACAGACTGTGAACTTATGCAAAAAATACATCAAACATACAAGGTGCAGTACATTTATGATATCCTTTTGCCTATACCATCCGTGTTTGAAGAGAACTTACTCTCTGCTCTTAcagcttttattttcctcaacaAGGTCGAGATAGTCAGCATGCTGCAGGAAGATGACAACTTTTTGCCTGAAGTGTTTGCACAGTTAAGGGATGAGACTATAGATGATGATAAACGGCGTGAATTGCTATTTTTCTTCAaggaattttgtgatttttctcagaCATTACATCCTCCAAGGAAGGATGAGCTATTCAAAACTTTGACAGAATTGGGAGTTCTTCCTGTTCTTAAAGTTGTGATGAGCATGGAAGATGTGCAAATAAGGTCAGCTGCTACTGACATATTTACTTACCTTGTGGAGTATAGTCCATCCATGATTCGAGAATTTATTGTGGAAGAAGCCCAGCAGAGTGAAGACGGTAACCTTTTCATTAATTTAGTAATTGAGCAAATGATCTGCGACAATGATCCTGAGCTAGGAGGTGCTGTTCATCTAATGGGACTTCTTCGTGTTCTACTTGATCCTGAAAACATGCTAACAACATCTAATAAATGTGAGAGAAGCgaatttctgaatttcttctaTAAGCACTGTATACATATCTTCATAGCACCACTTTTTGCCGCCACTGCTGAACGTATACATGAAGAGGATAATACAGCTGGATCCgaccaaaacaacagaaattgccTCAATAATTATCAAACAGCACAGctgctttctttaattttagagCTGCTCACATTCTGTGTGGAACATCACACATACTACATAAAGAACTATATTTTGAGCAAAGACTTGCTAAGAAGAGTCTTGATCCTGATGAATTCAAAGCACACTTTCCTGATCTTATGTGCTCTCCGCTTTATGAGAAGGATGATTGACCTTAAAGATGAACTTTATAATTCTTACATCATCAAGGGAAATCTCTTTGAACCAGTTGTCAGTGCTTTCCTGGATAACGGAACTCGGTACAATATGTTAAATTCTGCTGTTATTGAGCTGTTTGAATACATAAGAGTGGAAAATATCAAATCTCTGGTTGCACATATAgttgaaaatttttatgaaacaCTTGAATCGATTGAATATGTTCAGACATTCAAAGGATTGAAGATTAaatatgaagaagagaaagaccGGCAAAGTCAAATACGGAAGAATTTACATTCTGTAACGTATagtaaaatatttcacagaagtGCCAGAGTtttggagaagaaggaagaaagatgtcttaaagaaaattcagaggaaagagaagcagttAGGCCACCACTGGAAAATGATTTTCAAGGTCATTATGATAAATTTGTGGAGactaaaaaaccaaaagaaaatgaagacagagtAGATCTTCATAAGACAGCAACTTCTGGTGGCTACAAAATCACCTCATCCCATTCTGCTGGTACGGCTAATGGAACAAGTAGCCTGAATGGTCGCAGCATGGTTGGCTTAGTGAATCGTCCTgatgaagaaaaagataaggaagAAGAGACATCTCCCAGGAAAAGACAACATCTTAACCTGTAA